The genomic segment CAGTCATCAATTTCATATTTAGAATATAAAGATAGTAACATAAGTTTAAAACTTGCAATGCAAAAAAAACATAACATAAATGACGAAATTGCATGCGCTATAAAAAATAAAGATATTTATTTAATAAAATCAAAGTACGTTGGAATTGTAAAAATCATAGATAATGAAAGCCATCAACCATTTGTTACTCTAGGACAAATGGTTGAAGTAGGTGATTTATTGTGCGTTATAGAATATCTAAACTTGTTTATTCAAATAAAATCTTGTGTATGTGGATATGTTAGTGAAATATGTGTTAGAAATCTATCAATGATTCAATATGGCGAAGTTCTATTTAAGATTGTTATGTAAGAGTCAAATTTAAGGGATTATATAAAGAAGTAACAAGATTATGTTGCTTCTTTATTTTTATGGACTTAAAGTAGTTACATTGGGCATAATATCGTTAATACATATTTGATAGGAGTTGTTGTAGCTATGACTAAACTAGGCACTATTAAACAAAACAAAAAACCTAACAGATTAATTAATGAAAAGTCTCCATACCTTCTGCAACATGCATATAACCCAGTAAGTTGGAATCCCTCGGGTGAGGACGCCCTTACCAAAGCAAAAGATAAACCAATCTTCCTTTCAATCGGTTATTCAACTTGCCATTGGTGTCATGTAACCTAAAGACTGCAATTTATGACAAAGAAGAAACCATTTAAAATCAATGTATTAAGATGCTTTTGCACTAAAACTTCAATTCCTATATAAGCACTAACTTAATTGTAGGTATTGTTTTTTTATGCCTTTTTAAATTGTTATTAAATAATATAGTTACAGAACAATTACTATTAACTAAAGCTGTGTATGTTATATATATGTAAGCGACAAATAACCCGTCACCTAAAATAATGTAATAATACTCCTATGAAGACGAGGAGTATTATTACATGAATAAAAGAAAATTTGAGGCACAATGGATGACATTAGTAGTAATTTGAAAAAAACTTGACATGCAACTAAAAGGTTGCTAATATAAAACTATGGATAAAATATTTAGTGCTCTTGCTGACAAGTCACGTCGTTACTTATTAGATCTGCTTTATGAAAAGAATGGTCAATCTCTTTCTGAACTATGTTCCCGGCTTGAAATGTCAAGACAGGCAGTATCAAAACATCTTTTAATACTAGAAAACGCCGATATTATAGTACCCATATGGAGGGGGAGAGAGAAGATTCATTATATTAATACTGTTCCATTAAGGCTAATTTCTTTGAGGTGGATAAATAAGTTTGATGAAATAAGAATTGAAGACTTGATGGAATTGAAAGGAAATCTTGAAAAATAAACTAAGGAGGATATTATGGAAGGATTTATGTATCAAATAGTTATATCGACCAGTGCGGAGAAAGTATGGGAAGCTCTTATTAAACCTGAATATACAAAAAAATATTGGTTCGGACGCAGTGTAATTTCTAAATGGAATGTT from the Clostridium sp. CM027 genome contains:
- a CDS encoding biotin/lipoyl-containing protein: MDINILKKIINQMEQSSISYLEYKDSNISLKLAMQKKHNINDEIACAIKNKDIYLIKSKYVGIVKIIDNESHQPFVTLGQMVEVGDLLCVIEYLNLFIQIKSCVCGYVSEICVRNLSMIQYGEVLFKIVM
- a CDS encoding helix-turn-helix transcriptional regulator, which gives rise to MDKIFSALADKSRRYLLDLLYEKNGQSLSELCSRLEMSRQAVSKHLLILENADIIVPIWRGREKIHYINTVPLRLISLRWINKFDEIRIEDLMELKGNLEK